The DNA segment TAAATATCTTATATAGTTGTTATTATTCTATGATTAGTACTATTTCTTAGGGTACTATTTTCTTTGTAAATACACCAAATACATTTTTCTTTTTCAATTCTTTCATATGGTCCCTATTATTTACATCGTAGACATAGGTTAGAATCCCTTCCTCTTTTAGTTTCTTTGGTAGTTCTCCTTCTGCCATGTCCTCTGATATGACTACTCCTAATAATTCATTACGCTTTGTAAAGTCTAATATTTCTTCCTCTGTATATTCTTTAAAAATTGGATTCAATAGGATATTATCAAAATTTCTAGTAAATGCTGCTGGATAACTTTCCATATTGTGTATCTGTGGTATAATTCTATCTTTCATTTTTGGATGATTTTCTCTCATATATACTAAAGTTTTTATTTCATCTGCTATTGTGGTTGTAGTTATATAAGTATCTTCATGCTCTTCTAACCAATTAATTAAATCATCTATAGTCATTTGAGAATTTTTAACTTCCGCTATCTCTTTATCTTTATTCCATTCTAAATTAACTTCAATCATTCTAAAGCCTTTTTCATAGGCTTCGTCTAGGGTATATTTTATATTATCCTTTGTTATAGCTGCATATTCTACATTTTTAGTATTTATTTTTTCTTTTCCTTCTTTTATTTTTATATTTCCCGGGCCATTAAGTATTTCTTTTACTAAATTATTTTTAAGAATATAGTCAGATAAATTTATTTCTTTTATTGCTTTTTCGTAACTTTCTCTACATTCTTCTATATCTATAGCTTCTCTAGTTTTCAAATTATGGCATCTACTATTATCAAATATTCCATCTTTCGACATAGTAAATTGCTTCTCATTATCAAAGAATGAGCCTTTTAGCATATTACTTTGTTGGGCTACTAAGCTATCTGTAGAATTTATTAAATCTATTCCAAACATAATGCTTTTTTCATTTTTCAATCCCATTATGTTTAATATAGTTGGTAGAAAATCTAATTGACTTCCTACTGTGGATATAGTTTCATTTATATCTTCTCCTGGTACATGGATTATTAAAGGTATATTCATCATATCTTGATAATCATATTCAAATCCTAAATAGTCAGACATAACCTCTTGATTATCTTCAATTGTAGGAGATAATCCATGATGATCTCCATATAAAGCTATAACGGAGTTTTCATAAATACCTTCCTTTTTTAATTCTTCTATAAATTCTCCTATAGCTTTATCTGTATAATGGACTGATTGAAGGTAATTACTAAACATTGTTCCCTTATGTTCATCTCTAATTTTTAATACATTATATTTCTCTGGCATTTCAAAAGGAATATGGCTAGTTAATGTAACCATGAAAGAATAAAAAGGTTCTCCCATTTCCCTTATATGAGGTAGAGATTGTTTAAAGAACTCTTTATCTACTAGCCCAAAACCTATTTCTTCATTTATGTCATAATCTTCTTCTGATATAAATCTTTCAAAACCCTGGGCTGGATAGGCATTTTTTCTATTCCAAAAATCTGGTTCATAGCCATGGAAGGCCCAAGAAGTATAGCCTTCATCCCTTAAAATCCAAGGTAGCCCATGAAAAGTATTGTCTTCATATAGAAAATAACTTCCATCCTTTCTAGTAGGGTATAAAGAGTTTTGTGTTACAAATTCTGCATCTGAAGTATTCCCTCTACCTAGTAGTTGAAAGTAGTTATCAAAATATATAGAACCTTTATCTTTTATTAGCTTATTTAAATTTGGAGTTATTTCTTGTCCATCATAAAAGTTGTCTATAAGAAAATTTTGAAAGGATTCTATTTGAATAACTATTACATTTCTATCCTTTCCTATACCATAGTGCTTCCTTTGTCCCTTTATGTCCTTTCCCCTTAAAGGAAGAGTATCATATATATTTTCTTCTGCTATAGTTTTATCTGGTTTAAAAACTCTTAGAATATCTAAAAAATGATAAGTATATAGCTCTTGTTTTTCTATTACTGTTCCATAGCCAAGAGAATGAATTGTTGTAAAAAGAATTATTATAATAGCCAATGTTCCAGATGGTATGCCTATACGAAGTTTTTTATTGTATACTTTTCTTTCTTTTTTAATTTTTTCCTTCTTTTTCCTGGAATAAATACATAGAAAAGGTACATCTCCTAAAAGAAATATTGTCAATGGATTTAATACAGTTTTTACACTATCCCCTACGGCCCCTACTTGGTTTATTTGTTTTAACATGGTGATGGAAGGTAAACTATCAAAGAAATGATAATAGAGTACATCTGCAAACATAAAAGCAGATACTGTATTATAAAAAGCAAAAGCTAAGGTTTGCTTTTTCTTTCTATTGCTTAGATAAATTAATGTAAAGAAAAATAAAGTTATAAGTCCACTTATTAAAAATATTATAAATTTATTATGTTCTATTTCTGTTAAATATATAAATATTCCTATTTTAGTTAAAAGTAGTATTATAAGAAGCATTTCTCGTCCCCCAGTACAGATTTAATTCCACTACTATTAATTTATACTATATACATTATATATTCAAGTGTCCAAAGTATTAGAAGAGTGAGTCAACAGGGACGGTCTTTACTGACTCACTTTGACTTAAGATAATTTATAATATCCATAAAATGATAAGTATATAATTCTTGGCTTTTTATATTTTTTATAAATCCCCATGAATTAATCATTATAAAGACTAATATAATTGTGGCTAGGATACCTAATGGTACTCCTATACGAGCTTCTTTATTATAGTGAGTTACTTTATTCCTCTTTCTTCTTTTAATTATTCTATTCCTTAAGTATATAAAAGGTAGATCTATTATGGTAATTATATTTATGGGGTTAATAATAGATCTTATACTACCCTCTACTTGTCCCACTTGTTTCAACATAGTTATGGAGGGTAGACTATTAAAATAGTGATAATATGTAATATCTGCAAAAATTACTGTAGACATTAAAAAGTAGAAAAAGAATGCTATTCCATTTTTCCTTCTATTCCTACTGAAATATATAAAGGTAAATATAAATACTGTTATAAGACAACTTACAGAAAATATAAGGGCTTTATTATCTTTTATTTCCGTTGAACGACTGAATAATCCAACTTTTAACAAAAGCATTATTGTATAAAACATAAGCCTTCCCTCCAGCTCTACATTATGTATGTATTATTAATTTACACGATTTTTAGATGGTTTACAATAGATAAAAAAGGAAATACATTCTTAGGTTACTGATTTTTCCCCCCTCAAGTATATTTACCCACTTTTATTACTGGTATGTTTCCTTTACTTAGACTATATATCCTAAGTCTTACCATTTAGTTCCCTCTTATTATACCCTAAGTTTATCCAACATATCTTTTATATTCATTAAAGTGTTCAAATACCTCCTCCAGAAACTAAAATAAGATCTCATATACACAAAGAAAAAACCAGCAGGGGGAAGGGGGTCCCTGCTGGCTTCTTAATTTTACCAAAACCACTTCTTAGCTGATTTTGGCTCTATAGTCAACTTTCCTGGGGTTATTTGCTTTACTTCTACCCCAGATTTGTTTATAAAGGTAATTTCTATTTCTAAATCTTCTCCAAGTGTTCCTTCTGGTATTTTCCATTCTCCAGTATATCTACCTTTGAATAATAATCTCTCATTCATATCTACTTTTATATCTCCATCTGGATGCTTGATTGTAAAGTAAGCTGTTCCGCCTTTTTCACTTCTGAAGTTAACCCTTAATTTATTTCCTGTTTTTATAATTTGGTCTTTATTTGGTTTTACATCTGTAAGTTCTGGTAGTTCTGGATCTTCTGGTTCCTCTTCAGAGCCTACTGTTAATCTTCCTGGTGCTTCTTCTTTTATAGTATTTCCAAAGATATCTGTAAACTCTATGTTGATTATTCCATTCTTTAAGCTTATGTTTTCTGGTACTGTCCAAGTAGCTTCATAGTATCCTGGTTCTACTTCTACCATTTCTATGCTAGAATCACTGTTGCTAGCCATATTCAATGGTAGTAGTATTTCAAAGAAGGCTTTTCCGCCTGTTGATTCACTCCTGAAGCTTACTGTTACTTCTTCTCCCGGTCTTACTACTAGGTCTTCATTTGGCATAATATCTGTAATAGTTGGTCCTTCTATTTTTACATGTACTTTTCTTTCTACTACAGTTTCATTACCTGCTAAATCTTTAGCTACAACTTTTATAGTATTTTCTCCATTACCTACTATTACTTTCTTACTAAAGTCTCCATTTTCAGCTACTTCAACTCTTTCACCATTTACTAATACTTTATCTAGATTTGCATCTTTTACATTGCCTTCTACAGTTATCACTTCTTTATTTATCTTTTCTCCTTCTTTTGGAGAAGACACATTTAATTCTGGTGCTTCCTTATCTTTAATTACTACAACTGGTGTAGATGGTTCTGTTTCTTTTCCTTTTAAGGTTGCTGTTACAGTTATATTGTTTTCTTCTGCTGGCAGTTCTATTTCACCAGTAAATTTCCTATCTACTGATTCTATTTCTTTTACCTTATTTCCATTTACATATACATTTACTACACTATCTGCAGTTACTTGACCCTCTATAGTTACAGAGTCTTTATTTGTATAATTTGTTTCTTCTAAATTAGTGATTAATGGTATATCCAGAGAATATTCCATTACTCCTCTAATCATTAAACCACCTTGTATTCCTTCAGACCCTATTGGAGTAAAATCTTCTCCACCTAGGTGTAAATAAGATCTATCTCCATGAGGAGAACTTTGATCTATCCCTACTCCAGGAGAAAGATCTCCTATTTTTGTTTGCATTGTTCCTATGAAGAAATCTTTACCTGTTGAAAAACCAAATTCTGAAAGATCTATATAGTTCCATTCTCCTCTATTAACTGTTACCATCTTAGGTTCCCCTACCATTTCTGTAGGATTCCCTTTTTCATCTGTATCAAATATTACAATGCCTATTTCATCTCCACCTGGTGTTGGCCAATCATTACCCCAGAAAAAGATATTTGCTCCTTTTACTTTACCATATTGAGATGGAGTTACTCTTATTGCTAGACCATTGTTAGCAGTATTTAGTACTAAAGCATTTTCTCCTGTACCATCGTCATAAATTATTTCTTCTTCATAGCCTACAAATCTTTTTAGTGGTACTTCTACTTCATTAGATTTACCACCTTCTACTTCTACTTCTACTTCACCTGGTTCATAATCATCTGCTATTACTTTAAGGGTATATTTACCTTCTAGTACATTTGGCATAGTAAAGTTTCCATTTTCATCAGAGTGTACAGTTTCTACAGCTGTATCTTCTACTAACCTTATTTGAGCATTAGGTATTGTATCTCCTGAATATCTATCTACTACCTTTCCTACTATATCTCCTCTTGGAATTGGTTCTAGTTTAAAGTTTTGTTTTACTACTTCTCCGTCTTCTAAGGTAACCTTTTCTTCTTTTGGATAGTAACCATAAGCTACTGCTCTTAATGTCCAAGTTTCTCCTGACTGATTTGCTCCATGT comes from the Tissierellales bacterium genome and includes:
- a CDS encoding sulfatase-like hydrolase/transferase; translation: MLLIILLLTKIGIFIYLTEIEHNKFIIFLISGLITLFFFTLIYLSNRKKKQTLAFAFYNTVSAFMFADVLYYHFFDSLPSITMLKQINQVGAVGDSVKTVLNPLTIFLLGDVPFLCIYSRKKKEKIKKERKVYNKKLRIGIPSGTLAIIIILFTTIHSLGYGTVIEKQELYTYHFLDILRVFKPDKTIAEENIYDTLPLRGKDIKGQRKHYGIGKDRNVIVIQIESFQNFLIDNFYDGQEITPNLNKLIKDKGSIYFDNYFQLLGRGNTSDAEFVTQNSLYPTRKDGSYFLYEDNTFHGLPWILRDEGYTSWAFHGYEPDFWNRKNAYPAQGFERFISEEDYDINEEIGFGLVDKEFFKQSLPHIREMGEPFYSFMVTLTSHIPFEMPEKYNVLKIRDEHKGTMFSNYLQSVHYTDKAIGEFIEELKKEGIYENSVIALYGDHHGLSPTIEDNQEVMSDYLGFEYDYQDMMNIPLIIHVPGEDINETISTVGSQLDFLPTILNIMGLKNEKSIMFGIDLINSTDSLVAQQSNMLKGSFFDNEKQFTMSKDGIFDNSRCHNLKTREAIDIEECRESYEKAIKEINLSDYILKNNLVKEILNGPGNIKIKEGKEKINTKNVEYAAITKDNIKYTLDEAYEKGFRMIEVNLEWNKDKEIAEVKNSQMTIDDLINWLEEHEDTYITTTTIADEIKTLVYMRENHPKMKDRIIPQIHNMESYPAAFTRNFDNILLNPIFKEYTEEEILDFTKRNELLGVVISEDMAEGELPKKLKEEGILTYVYDVNNRDHMKELKKKNVFGVFTKKIVP